The window ACAGTCCCATCGAGGGGGCACGGCccaaaaagggaaggaggaggctgcTTCAGTGGGATGAGCGCCTAGCCTCCCTTGCCTGTGTTTGTCAGGGAAGAAGGGTGCGGAGAGGACTCCACACCACCAACCGGGGTCCCTGGGAGCCTCCAGAACGGCCTCGTCCAGAAACCTCCCCAAAGGAGTGACCCGTTGGAAGCTGCTCTTCCCCTCTTTTAAGCTGACCCCGTTAAGTCTCAGTGGCCCCAGATGAGAGTAGCAGAGACAGGTGCCAAGGACGCCCTCCTGGGGTCCGGAGGAGGATGGTCTTCTGAGGCCAGACGCCCGGCACAGTTCGCAGAGAGGTGCCGAcggggtgggcagggaaggctGGGGAGAGGGCGGCGGCGTTGGGGACTCCGCCCAGCTTAACCAGCCTTGGGTCCTCCTCAGGTCTTGGATGTGCCAGCGCCTCTGGCCGTGGCCCGCTAACCAGCCTCTCCCCGGCCGGCTCGCGCCGCGCCCCCTCTCgcttgctccctcctcctcctcctcctgctcctctcccccctgCTCCCAGGACGGCGGGATGGCGGCGCAGGGCGCGCCGCGCTTCCTCCTGACCTTCGATTTCGACGAGACGATCGTGGACGAAAACAGCGACGACTCGATCGTGCGCGCCGCGCCGGGCCAGCGGCTGCCCGAGAGCCTGCGGGCCACCTACCGCGAGGGTTTCTACAACGAATACATGCAGCGCGTCTTCCAGTACCTGGGCGAGCAGGGCGTGCGGCCGCGGGACCTGCGCGCCATCTACGAGGCCCTGCCCCTGTCGCCCGGCATGAGCGACCTGCTGCAGTTTGTGGCCAAGCAGGGCTCCTGCTTCGAGGTCATTCTCATCTCGGATGCCAACACCTTCGGCGTGGAGAGCGCGCTGCGCGCCGCCGGCCACCACGGCCTGTTCCGCCGCATCCTCAGCAACCCGTCGGGGCCCGACGCGCGGGGGCTGCTGGCGCTGCGGCCCTTCCACACGCACAGCTGCGCGCGCTGCCCCGCCAACATGTGCAAGCACAAGGTGCTCAGCGACTACCTGCGCGAGCGGGCCCACGACGGCGTGCACTTCGAGCGCCTCTTCTACGTGGGCGACGGCGCCAACGACTTCTGCCCCATGGGGCTGCTGGCGGGCGGCGACGTGGCCTTCCCGCGCCGCGGCTACCCCATGCACCGCCTGATCCAAGAGGCGCAGAAGGCCGAGCCCAGCGCCTTCCGCGCCGGCGTGGTGCCCTGGGAGACGGCCACCGACGTGCGCCTCCACCTCCAACAGGTGCTGAAGACGTGCTGAGGACCGCGGCCTGCAGGGGGCGCCCGGGCGGAgaagggggcggggtgggggcggggagatcGGGAAGTACAAAACCTAGTTTTCCTACTCCCTTTTCCCTTTCGCTTTTGTATGTCCCTCCGGGAATTTCGGGAACTCCGGGCTCGTCACCTGGGGGCCGGGGGAGAGAGTTCGGAGCCGTCCCTATCTATGCAGTTAACCCGGCtcggccgccccccgccccgacccAGTTCCACTGCAATGTTAAATTCTGGAGTCGGGCCCCCCACCGGGGTGGTGCGCATGCCTGGAAGGCAGCCGTGTTTTCCAAAAAGACCTCGCCCTCCGAACGGAGAGGCAGGGGTTCCCTGGCGGGGTGGGGGAAAGGAACATCTCCCACTGCTTTCACTGCTGCCTTGGGCCGCGaaaccttccctctcccccagtctTCTGTCAAGGGGACCCCGGTCCCGAAATCCTTCCGGCCGCGCCGCAGTCCCGGCGGGGAGAGAGGAAGCCCTCTGCCGAGGGCCTCAGGCCTAGATCTCGCTTCACCTATTGCGTCCCCACACTAcaccctttttcctttttgccccCCTTCCCGCGCCCGCCCTGCCAGCCTCCCcaaagggggaaggaaaaaaaaaaaaaaaaaaaaagccggagGGAACAGTCGCCTCCTGGTGGTGGAACGAGGTAGCGCACAGTCCGGCTCGGGTCCTTCCAGCCAGGGACCTTGCCGCGCGCGACGGTGTCTCCTCCTCTCACCCCAGCCTCGTCTATGCAGCAAAAGACCAGGGACTTTACCAAAGTCGCCCCGCGGGCTGAGCCCTCTGCGCCCCCCTCCTCCCGTATGGAACAGAAAGCCATGATGTTTTCAAGCAGAGCCAGCGAAAGccaagcccctcctccctctttggTGTTCTACCGCTATAAAGGAGGTGAAGGGCAAAGAGCTGACTGAGGTCTCTCGCGCCGGTGTCCGGAGGGTGAGGGTGAGGCGACCCCTGCTCCCAGAGAGCCCCACGTCAGCGGGGGAATTGGTCCCCACTCTGGGAAGAGCGCCCGGCTCGGGCAGCCCAACCCGAACAGTAACACAGCGAGCAACGGGCCAAAAAAGGAGATTCAGTCAATGCAGAGGGGGCACCAGGGGGCTGGCGTAGGGGCCACCTCACGAGGACGGAAGAGACGGGGACAGACTGCTGCCAGCGGCAGCAGAGTGGGGGCTCAGTAATGAGCAGGAGCCTTTAACTCCCTCCTCTCTGGCCCCCCAGCCCTGCGGGGCAATCACCAGGAGGTCATCAGAGTTTTATTCAAAGTTGGCACTCAGTGCTGCATGGAGGGGTGGGTCTTCTGTGGACAAGATCACCAAAGTCCTTGGCTTCCGGTTCTTTCCTGTCTGCGGCAGGCCTTCGGATAcatcccttctctccccaggacCCCTTCCCACCACcgaaaggagggggaaggggcgggcACAGCTCACAGGTGGGCAGGCCGGGTCCCGCCTTGACTCTGGAGCTGACTTTGCACTGGAGCTCAAGAGGCTCGCAGCGCAGTGCTCCGGGCGGGAGCTCAGAAAGCCCCAGGCTGTCAGCAGCTGGGCTCCACGTAGTTCCCTGGGAAGAATCCAGTCCCCTCCGAGCTGACGCCCTCACACCAGCCATCGGAGTAGCGGCGTGTGATGCAGATGACGGTGCCCTTAGAGAAGGAGAGTTCGTTGTCCTTCTGGCGGGTGTATGGGTACAGCGTCACCACTGCAGGGCGGGAGGAGAGGGTGCCGTGAGACGCGCCTCTTGCCTTACCATGGGGGGTGCAGGGGCCCCTGGACGGGATTCCAGGCAACGTCTAGGGGAGGCGGCTGCAGGGAgtgggatggggcgggggggggggggagtgtcttCTCCAAAACTCTTGGGACCCCTCCCCAACCGGATTACTATTCAGTGCCGGGCCAGCTGCCTGTCTGTCCAGCTTGGTTCACCACTCCTGGGTGAACGTTCGGTCAGCTCATCAGaaaatagggtgtgtgtgtgtgggggggtgtgtgtgtgtgtgtagcaggcTCACACCCTTGAAGATTCTAGAGTATTAGGGGTGGGGGGATCCCTAGTCCCGGGAGTCAGGTACCTTTCTCCAGGTATGCGGCAGGGACCCAGCTAGGCTCCTCTGGCCCGAAGCCTGGTGGGGGCAGATGTGGCAGTCCCAGCTCATGGACGtccaggggtggaggagggggcaggtccAGGGGCAGCTCTGGTGCTGGGAGGGGAAAGCAGAAAGCCTGCAAATATGCACCGGGAACCCCCTCCACTGGCCCCAGAAAACTTCACTGTTCGGAAGCAAGGCTCCAGGATCTACCCATCGGAGGTCATCTTTCTGCAGCCTTCCACCACCACGGTCCCCCCCCACCGGGTCTCTAGAATGCAGTCGGCGCTCAgcaaacacaaaaatactgaGCAGTGTAGCTCTGCCACTGAGCTGGGTGACCCTGGGGCAAGCGACTTAATTTAACCTGTCAGCCCCGACTGCACCTGTTAAGTCAGAGTGTGAACACCCTCGTAGGGCTGTTAAGGTCAAGCGAGAAAATGGAGGGGGAGCTTGAACACAGAGCCCGGTAGAAAGCAGGCGCTGAGTTGAGGCGAGccaattccaggcagagggataggggtggggtggggtggggtgttaGGAGGTGAGaagagacccccccccaccccgcccccgacAGTGGAGCCAGGAGAGAGCGGGGCTCCTTACCCAGCAGGGGCAGGGACACTTCCTCCAGCGGAGGGGGCGGCAGGAAGACTTCCGTGGTGGCCGGTGGAGGAGGTGGAGCCAcggggctggggagaggtgggggtgggggtgctgcctGCCCCTTGGTCGCGGACACCCCACCCACACCTTCGGCGCTGCTGAAGTCCAGAGAAAGCGGGGCTCGGCTAGGTTGGGGGACACCTCCCCTAACAGCATCCCCCAGCTGGCCCCGCCCCTCCAGTCGTTAGCCCCGGGGCCTGTGATGAGAGTCCTCTGGACCCTAGTAGTCCCCCTGACAACCGGTAGGGGGCTCCCTCAACCCCCTCACTTGGACTTGTGGGGCTCACCCTGCAGAGGCCAGGGAAGAGGCAGACGAGGCGGCGGAGAGCTTGCCGTCGGGCACCACAGGGA is drawn from Panthera uncia isolate 11264 chromosome E1, Puncia_PCG_1.0, whole genome shotgun sequence and contains these coding sequences:
- the PHOSPHO1 gene encoding phosphoethanolamine/phosphocholine phosphatase isoform X2 produces the protein MRVAETGAKDALLGSGGGWSSEARRPAQFAERSWMCQRLWPWPANQPLPGRLAPRPLSLAPSSSSSCSSPPCSQDGGMAAQGAPRFLLTFDFDETIVDENSDDSIVRAAPGQRLPESLRATYREGFYNEYMQRVFQYLGEQGVRPRDLRAIYEALPLSPGMSDLLQFVAKQGSCFEVILISDANTFGVESALRAAGHHGLFRRILSNPSGPDARGLLALRPFHTHSCARCPANMCKHKVLSDYLRERAHDGVHFERLFYVGDGANDFCPMGLLAGGDVAFPRRGYPMHRLIQEAQKAEPSAFRAGVVPWETATDVRLHLQQVLKTC
- the PHOSPHO1 gene encoding phosphoethanolamine/phosphocholine phosphatase isoform X4; this translates as MSGCFPVAGLRCLSRDGGMAAQGAPRFLLTFDFDETIVDENSDDSIVRAAPGQRLPESLRATYREGFYNEYMQRVFQYLGEQGVRPRDLRAIYEALPLSPGMSDLLQFVAKQGSCFEVILISDANTFGVESALRAAGHHGLFRRILSNPSGPDARGLLALRPFHTHSCARCPANMCKHKVLSDYLRERAHDGVHFERLFYVGDGANDFCPMGLLAGGDVAFPRRGYPMHRLIQEAQKAEPSAFRAGVVPWETATDVRLHLQQVLKTC
- the PHOSPHO1 gene encoding phosphoethanolamine/phosphocholine phosphatase isoform X3, which encodes MCQRLWPWPANQPLPGRLAPRPLSLAPSSSSSCSSPPCSQDGGMAAQGAPRFLLTFDFDETIVDENSDDSIVRAAPGQRLPESLRATYREGFYNEYMQRVFQYLGEQGVRPRDLRAIYEALPLSPGMSDLLQFVAKQGSCFEVILISDANTFGVESALRAAGHHGLFRRILSNPSGPDARGLLALRPFHTHSCARCPANMCKHKVLSDYLRERAHDGVHFERLFYVGDGANDFCPMGLLAGGDVAFPRRGYPMHRLIQEAQKAEPSAFRAGVVPWETATDVRLHLQQVLKTC
- the PHOSPHO1 gene encoding phosphoethanolamine/phosphocholine phosphatase isoform X1 yields the protein MSGCFPVAGLRCLSRVCRSLAREAPTSPGPTASLGAHFLRTLAETPPADVFLPGNWSWMCQRLWPWPANQPLPGRLAPRPLSLAPSSSSSCSSPPCSQDGGMAAQGAPRFLLTFDFDETIVDENSDDSIVRAAPGQRLPESLRATYREGFYNEYMQRVFQYLGEQGVRPRDLRAIYEALPLSPGMSDLLQFVAKQGSCFEVILISDANTFGVESALRAAGHHGLFRRILSNPSGPDARGLLALRPFHTHSCARCPANMCKHKVLSDYLRERAHDGVHFERLFYVGDGANDFCPMGLLAGGDVAFPRRGYPMHRLIQEAQKAEPSAFRAGVVPWETATDVRLHLQQVLKTC